In Labrus bergylta chromosome 5, fLabBer1.1, whole genome shotgun sequence, the genomic window AGTAAATGACAAGACATGTTTTACTAAAAGTGTCTTTTATATAATATGCCTCACATATTAATTTGTAATATTATTTGGAATTTCATTCAGATGAATAGTAAATATCCACTAACACACGTGTGATGTggactgaatgaatgaatgaatgaggaaatgaaaccGCTTTTCTGGCTCTGTaagagggaggagacagagagaaacccGGGGCTGattgaagaaaacctgctcctCAAGTTGATCCTCTCGTTCTGAAGTGGGCTTCAGTTACCCCTCTTTCTTGGGTTTGACtgacttctctttctgttttcactaATACTGCTTTCTGAAACAGTGCCCTtgtgtaagtaaaaaaaaaaaacttgatgaCAGGGGAGTTCTACTCAGCAGCTGCTGTAAATAACACCTGTCCTTTTCCCAGTGTGACAAGGCAAAAAGCCTGCCATAAAAAGGCTGACATTGAGTTATCCTACCTGTGTCAATAATTGTTGGCCAagttttaatgttgacagaGGCAGCAGCCTCTTTGGAGCGCAGAGTCCTCATAAGGTTTTGAGTAGTAAGGATACATGCAGCTTTACTGacctgcaaagaaaaaacacaagtcaaTTAACTGAAAGCAGCTTCAAATAGTAAAAcattaaatgagtcaaaaaaCAGTCATAAGCACACATAACTGTGTTCACATAACACATCCAGCCAACCAACTGACTCTGGATTTTTAGGGTGCTTCAACTCAACTCTTCATCTTCATAGACTTCCTTGTCTATGGAAGGACTCTATAATACTTTGTGCTTACTTACCATATAAAGAAATCCTCTGAGGTTCCCTTTCAGtcaataaagtgttttttttttctgatgtatCCCACTTTCCTTTaattttctttctgcagtttgTGTGATGGTTTGTGTGGTACTGCTGTCCGTAAAGCAAAATGCCCCTCAGGGATAAAAATGAAATCCTTCATCCTAATGTCACCAGGTtacttataaatgtttttacatacaGGCCACAAAAAAGATCCTGTTTACCCTGTTAATAAGAAGACATATAGTATGTAAACACTAACCAATGAGCATGCAATAAAACACTTACATGTACAAAGAGTACACACACTTACATCAATAATCATGCGGACAGTAGGCAGCGTTGCTGCCAGGTTCTGAGGGTGTGGAGGTCGGACGTTAACAGGAACACATCCAGCATAGAGACAGCCGTAGAAGGCAGCTATCAAATCAATGCCTGGAAATAGAAGTgggttatataaaaaaaatagaagagaaTGAATAATTTAGCTCAATAGGAGAAATGCATAGACACAGACAGGAAGCTGGAGGCAGAACCCACCAGGAGGATATAGAAGCACAACGTTCTCTCCCGTGTTGATGCTTCCTTTCTCAGTGAGCGCCGCAGCAATCTTCTCTGCCCGTTTGTGAAGCTGGACGCAGGTTGCAGTGCCCACTGTCACACCCTGAAGGTCAAGGATAAGGCAGAGTGCAATAAGTCACAAGGTCACCAGAAACAAATGGAGCAAAAACTCACCATGATGGTCTTATATTACAGCCAAAGTGTACTTATTTTGTATCTAGATCAGTTTGATACCTTGGCATTAAGAAGGACAAAGAGGACATGGTCTGGGTCTGTCTGTGCCCTCCAGTGTAGAGCCTCTGACAAATACTGATGctgaaatgaaaagacaaaaatgtaagaTGTACTGAGGACGTGCTTTAttaacacccacacacacatatttaaacaTGATTGCAAACACAACCATGGAGGGGTTGTACAGGAGGAGTTTTTGCTGATGGaagaactttatttaaattaccTAAATTAAGCTAACTCAAGTGGTTCTCAGACAATGTGTATCTCAGTATGAAGCTGTCAGGAATAACGTATTTCTTGCCAACGTGCAAACTATTTATTCCATATGCTCTGTGCCAATCCAGCtcttaaaataatgaacttAAAATTTCAATAGTACTAATGTGGTACAAAGGCTACAGAAGGTGATTAAGTACAAATTAAATACACCATGCACACTTTTGCTCATGTCACATTTTTAGACAAGCACACAGATAAGATACAGATAAGAgcatgacaaaaataaacaaaagtgtGGGGAAGATGCCAGAAGGGGGCCGTAATTCTTACCATCACAGTTGGCCACATACAGAGCTacatccagagagagagaggagagcagaaaaagaaaagagtccaGATTTTTCTTAAAATCTAGAAATCTAAGCCTAAAATGAGCATGGGCCAGTACAACACAGGCAACATGGAAAGTCTTTACTAAACTGTTTGCCATTATCAGAGACATAAAGAGCAAATGCATCACTTTCCTCCTGATTTCAAACAACTTGTGTTTGCGtcttttgaaaacagcagcGTGGTTAAAAGGTACTCCCATAGAGAGTTTTTGGCTTGatggaaaaaaagtgaaagtttgTGGTCAAAACTACCTTTCTGACAAGGTCCTGATCCTCGATCATGCCCAGGTCCCTCCCTGCAGCTTGGGCAATTCTCTTCCCTGCCACCAGGTTGCCGACCATCACAGACGCTGGGCCAACGCCAACTACGAGAGAAGACAGTGTACATAAAACAGCTTGGAAGAATGCAGGTGAAAGGTTTTTGTGAATGCAGAGGTCTACCAAAATATAAACATGGCTCTGCTGTGGTAAGAAGATTATGGAAAGATGATAAAGAAGTGAATATAATTAATATTAACATATAACAAGTTTTTGTGTTATACCTGCATGTTACAACTTTCacgtacataaaaaaaacatagctgTGCCATCAGCAGTTTTACAATGGTTACAGAAAACGCAAGGACAGCATGGAAAGCTTGTAAACATATATTGGAATATCTTGTGGACACATTTTGCTTTGCAAagagctgctcaacttcaaccTCTATAATTATCATACTTAGTTGTTACTGCTAATGCCACACCAACGTTCACGTCTATTACTAGCATTGTAGCTATGAATCTATCTTATTCATTATTGCTTGTCACTTtccttctttctgcatctccctctatcccatttttcaagcGCAGCACGGTTCGgtatgagtctggttctgcctCTTATAAGACAGATTTTCCTTGTCACTGTAACTTTTCTTAATGCTCATGAGGGATTCATTTTGGGTCTTAAACCATGACTGTATTACATGCACAACAAACAGCAATTTCCTTCATCTTTGCAGATATAATGGGTTGTTCCCATAACCATTTAGAAAAGAGCTTAATGCACACCTCACATGCCTGATTTAAAGATATGTGCCACTTACCTGGCTGCTTCTGCCGGGGTTTGGGCAGGTTGGTGACGCACGTGTGGGGACACATTAGGATGTTACAAGGATGCAGGGTGCCGTCTAAGAAGAACTGCTTGGTGTCAGATATATGGATGCCACCCAGGGGGGTTTTAGGTAAAGTGTTAGCCGGGACCAGAGCCAGACAGTAGAGGCCCACCTGATGGATGCTGTCGATAGCCTACACAGAATACCAAAAATGAACGTAACCTCCATTCACAGAATGCCGATTTTGACTCTTTATAAAGAGGTGTGCTGAATGGAGAGCGTTATCATCACAGTTCACTAGTCTTGGAAAAAAGAAGACTAACAACActagaattatttttattgtttaaaaaaaagaagtacaatGTACACTGTGAGGTGTGATTTGATAGGaaccttaaataaaaataaagatttaccTGAAGCACTCGGCTCATCCACTGGAAGCTGTCCTCCTCGCTGGCGTCTGGTCTTTGCTCCGCCACAATCACGACCCTCTCATCATAAAACACCGTGACTGAAAACACAGCAATCCTGATgcaaacacatacagaaacacaggaTTATATATTGAAAATCTTGACACTAGCTGTTATAATGCACCATTTTGTTGCACCCCAGCTATGGTTCAGTACTGCTGTGCTTCCTTTGTACCACCAGATGTCAGCACTTGAACCACAGAGAAGTTCATCCTTTTTATAAACAAATTTCTTTCAAGACTAAATGTATTTGTCCCCTCACCTTCCACGGTACACGGTTTTGACCGGCTCTACTGCAAGAGCAGTGGCCACCAGGTCGTCAGCATTGTGTCTCCTCCCGCTCACCATGAGCAGACCCTCGATCTTCCCCACCACAAAGATCAGACTGCCCTGCAAAGAGTGGAGGACACACACAGTGGGGTCATGATACCGGCCTTTATTAAGATCAattcaaaaacagagagaggaggaaggtttCCAGGTAGACTTGAGTTACTAAATATGTTATACTGTAATGAAGCAGTCAGACTTACTGGGCCAACAAATCCCAACAGTCCTGAGCGCACAAATGGAATCTCTCCGATGGGAACTCCGTTAGCATTTACTGGTATCACCTGAAACAAGATGGACACATAGTCAGAATGGACAGCGGTTTACCACAAAAAAAGACTACTTAATACAATCTCATCAAGTAGGAAATGTAATAAGTAAGCAAGTTGAGCTAACTCTGCTTTCTTACCTCAAAGGTGTTTTTAGTGACTCCAGGCAGACCGTAGTACATGTTGCCTCCAGCACGAGAGTTCACTATTATCTCTCCTATCTCGTCTGTTTTACACAGCTGAGGAGGCCCATCTGGTTTTACTATGCACATCAGAGCTGGAGACACATTAAGGGGACATTAAAAAACCTCTTCACAAGAGGTACATCGAGCATGATCAGTAGGAAAACATATACAGCAGCACTTTGCAACTGTTGAGATTGGCAGATAAAATCAGAGAGATTTTGTGAGCATTGTGATTTTGGATACATGGAAATAGGCTCACTTTCTTTTGTATTGtagatattttaaatacatgagaGTATTAGTATTTACTACAAAGGTTTGAAAAAACCCTGAAATATATTGGTGTAgctacaaacaaaaatgtagtTATTTACTTCAGAAGTTGATAATTTAGGTGAAAACTGAGAAAATATGAAACCGtaatacacatttttataatataCCTATAATTAAAGGTTTTGTTTATCATTCATTTGTGGTTTCTCGATTTTAAACTCTGTAATCCATATACGTACATATTACATACCATAAGACCTTTCAAAAGCACGCTTTTGGAGCAACAATTAGATAGTttgtgtcaaataaaaatgaacttgcagagttgttgtttgtttaacagATTAATTATAGCTTAGACAATTGGCCATAGTAGTAGCAGTACAACTGCAACAAAGTATTCTGCACATAACCGGACgcactttataaagtgtttgtagcgaaacagttttttttgcaacatcTGTCCACAGGAAGCTTTTGACAAATTTAAAATAGAGGAAATAAAATAGGTAAAGgctaaaaaatacaaaaaaattaaagctCTAAAAATATAGTAGAATTTAAATTCTGGCTTGTCATATCCGGGGCATTAGTCGTGAAAAGATCATTGTTTCtttgaaaacataaacataatgtTGCTGATGAAACATATCCTACAGCTTTCTGTGTCAATGTAGTTGATTGAAtattcttgttgtgttttggtgTTTGCACGAAGAGATGTGGAGATAACACCGCTGTTTCTTGTGTAAACACCAACATGTTTCAAATCAGCCCTTTCCAAATCATAATTTCTTTCCTAATGGGCTTCTCTGTCTGAAAACATAATATAGGTCatgagtgcttttttttttgcacccgACACTCAAATGTTCTTTGTCAAGACTTTCCCCACAAGCACCTATCTGTCATTTGTCTTCATGCTTTCCTCTTGACTCATCCGTCCTCCCTTCTTTGCTCACCTCCAGGCATGACGTGGCCCACATCCTGTACAGTCAGGGCGGAGTTCTTGTCTTCAGTGTTGACCCTGATGACTCCGTGACTTAGGCCGCCCATAGAGAGGATGGCTCGGGCGGGGAGGGGTGCGCCAGGAACTCCCGGTCTACACAGGAGAGGGATTCGATCAAACATGGACACCTTAGCTCATCCCATCTGTTCTTACAGTAAGCCATCTGCCCACTCACCCATGTACACTGCCacattcagaaaatatagcCTAGATCTACATCCTACCTGCTAGTAACAACCAGTCACAACGAAAGTGAGTGAGGCAGCGTGTTGTGATTTACTCTTTGTTAgcttttgtttattatttagcACTAAATATAGTAATAGATACTGTTAGGAgaaattgtttcattttttgtgtgtttcgtTTCATTCTgtgtaatattttaaaaagtaatgatCTGTCGGTTACATACCTGCGTATAGCGACTGTCATGGCCTCAGGCGACGTGGCACAGGGACAGATAACTTCTGGTTTCAGCCCGTGTGACTGAAACACGTTCAGGAAGGCATCACATGAAGACACCGACCCTGGAGGGCAAGAGATTTTATTTCAACTACTACATCTACATTGCACAGGTATAGTTTATTAAGCTATGGGGGGTTATAGAGTACCCACAGGGGTTAGCACCATCAGCAACAATCAGCATCCGTAGTGAAGCCAGACTGGTGTCTCTCTGATCCCGGTGAGCCATCATGGCCCAGTGTAGATCACGACACTTCACCAAACCTACACGAGCTGCaggtgaaaaaacacaacatgtcatGTTGGGCATTCAAATCTTCTGTGGGACTTTAGTCAAGTtgacagagtgtaaaatgtaCCTTTGTTTATGTGGACCCTCTGCACCCAGGAGAGAGGACAAGCCTTCATCACAGCATAAGGAACACTGATAGTGTGTATCCTGTTCATCACAGCCTGGAAAGGCAAGAAACCCTGATAAAATATCTGATACAGGATAATACCTATTTTTccatcacaacaaaaaaacccacatttgCATATTTGGACAGATAATGTTAAAAAATTGTCCCGTACATCCAACAGTCCTAATGGATGAAAGGTACTTTCCCAGTCAAATGATTTTGTTTTCGCTTAGTTTGATGAACAATCATAATTACTGccttaaaatgttaatgaattAAATAGCAGAAATGCAGACATGATGCAAATGTGATCAACCAAAATagataaataacaataatacaaaactatagataaaaaaatacataaataattaaatggcCTTTAAAAACATATCATATTCTTAAgtgatacaatttaaaaaacaaagacttttaaaagaaatcacccaaacatttaaattatatGACAGAAAAGAGCTTGGCTGGATATGAGAGGAATAAATCCACCTTGTTAATAATACATACAGGAACAGCTCTATCCACAAAAACGTATCTTAGTCTCAGATAACCACAGGACTCCTCTGTCTTATTGAATCCATTTGGATAATTGATCAGTTTACCAGATACTTGATGAGAACACACTCTATCCACTTTACTGTTCTGCTTAAGTGATCTGATGCGATTAAGATGACGTAAAATCactttaaaagcatttttagaAAGCACAAaggcaagaaaacaaaaacactgccGACTTAATGGACAACACTGGAAGTCAATTGAAGCTTTGGTCAGATTCTTGCTTTAGCGTGCATGTGCATCAaatcatcaatccatcaatcaatattataacaaatgttatctcaagacactttacaaaaagagcaggacTTGACCTCActccttattattattattatgtgcaAACACATCTCTGCACACATCCAAATACACTTACTGTGAGAACTCCATGCCAAAGGCCCATATCCTTCTTAAAGTCCAGAACATTCACTAAAGTCTCACCttgaagagaagagagacaggagtgaGTTCAGTTTGAATAACAACAGCACTGATGAAGACACcttcagaggggggggggggttatcacACTGCACGGTTTTACTCACCCTCACAGTAGTTGCAGGCCTGGGTCAGAGCTTGGCAGTGGGTCAACATGGCTACTTTAGAGACAGCCACGCCCACCACCGTGCCATCTTTGCTTGCCTTGTActacacacagagaaaacaaggGACCGAAATGTGACAAAtgacaaacttttcaaaataatatatattctTGTAATTCTGAAAAATGAGTTGTCAACAGATAAGGAGGAGGTTACCTCGATGTAAGCAGGGTCGGTGTTGGCGGTGGGGATGTGCGGCTGCCAGTCTTTGGAAGGCTTGGTCAGGTATTTGGAGTCTGTCACCACCCATTTCATTCGAGGCCAGCCTATCAGAGAGAGGCATCATTGAcagtaaagttaaaaaaataaaggggaCATAAGATAAACTGACATGTATCAAAAGGATACATTTCTATACACAAATGTTGAGGAGTTATAACCTGAATCCATAGTCTCTTCTTCATAACAGAATACACTGTATCCTAACTGCTTAACAGTGTAAGGGGACTTGGGATTTAGCCATTACTCTATTTTCTTTACTCTAGCACAATTTTATAAAAGACTAAGCATTGTTGTTGATCAAGGTAAACAGCAAGTCTAGTTATGAATACAATTCAATCCTTTCAGAAAGAGCTTACCAACCTTTAAACTGCAGTATTTCTCCCGTGGGTGTCTTTGGTAAACCCTTCAGACAGATCTCGCTGGTTAGAGCAAGACCGACACCACAGCTACCAAGCAGAAAACCCACCTGACTGATACCGGCATcctaaaacaacacacaaacaaaacacattcataGCTCAGAAACCCCCACAAAACTATATGTTCTTGCAAAATGCACGTGTGAGTGTTTGCTTACCTTGCGAGACAGTGGTACTTCTATAGGTACAGGTATCACTTCAGCCAGGAGGCAGCCATAGAAAGCCACCCAGAACATCCCAGGGTCACTGTTAGGGTAAACCAGCGCTACCTACCAAAATATAAAATTCAGAATTAAGCAACATTTCAaataggaaaaacaaaaaagacaaacatgatttaataaaaaaataaatgctgttGGTAAAATGTAACATGTTTAGTTTGAATGAAAACTAGAGATATActgatccactttttttcagtttcaatcCGATTCcgttacatactgtatgtgcagaTACCCATACTGATTCCGACATATATGATCATAATAaaagtgttattgttgttgttggtattatgtgtaATCTTGCATCTCTCATTGACAAATTCATACAAATAGAATCATTCCAAAGAAATGAATTTGAACTTTGAGCTGggtgcacatacacacaggtaGCAGTaacaactgtcaggttttcaaattaaatatattcaaCTGAAGTGCAagaattttacttttttatcatCTCGAGGGAGCTGTTAAATCTCATCTGAACGTGTTGAAAGAGACGCTTGAAGTTTAGCCTGAATGTCTTTAAAGCGAGAGGGAGAatgagaatgtttaaagaaGCCAACGATCTGTCCTGATCGGTGCTGTGGATCGGCGCCAACAGTCcgatatctgtttttttttaattatgtcaATATTGGACCCTATAGCCATATTAGATTGATTCTGTCTCATCTCTATTAATAACGAGAGTACTAGTGTAGTGGCCCTGTGCAGCACCACCAAGACATCGAGGACTTTAGAGCTGAATGCCTGAAGATTAGCATGCCATTATTTACAACAAAGCTGCTAATGTGTTAAGATATTTTATATAAGCAGCAACCTCCGTTGTGAAAATAAAGCCgatgcaaaagtgcaaaaaattGGCTTTTACTCGAATGTCCACTTGAAGCTTGCTAAAAAAAATCCCATGAGAGTCCttttaaaatgcccatttttacgGACAAATCAGGTTAACAGCCTGGATAAATATGGACTTTTTCTAGAGCTCATTAAATTAAGGCTCCATTCTCATTAAATTAAGGCTATGAGTTAGGCATAATCAGGCATGATAATGGGCGTaaatgatttgactgacaggccGGCGCATTGTACCTGTTTTCCAGGAGGCTGGGCTTCAGTTTAGCTAAATCCCATTACTGACCTTAAACTGTTGGTTTTGTTCGGGTTGTTTCATCGTTTGGAATATGCTAGCTAGATGATGAGCTAGATGGGCGTGTTTCATCAACCAAAATATTCATTCAGCCCGTCACAACTCCGCCTCTTTGTCTGCTTCTCGATTGGCTGGAAGTTAGTTGgggtcagcatttccaatacgGTGACTGCCATCTTTGGGCCTACAACACCTTTTCAGAAACCAAGGGATGATGTTACCGAGGCTAAGTCCAtgttcatacagtctatggtatatTGCCATGTGTTTCAAGTTTCCCATAGTAGCATGCTTACATGTGCTGCCCATGTAAGTGTAACATGTAATTGCAACTGAACAGAAAGTACAACTGAGGATGACAGGAATGTTTCTAGTTCTGTCACTTTCAATTTATTCGAGTTGCTGACACAGTGTTAACCAAAGAGCGAAACACATATTCTGATGTCGCTGACACAGCTGAAaatgttgtgatatttttttcttctctagtTATACTCAATATCAAATGGAACTGCTTTGGAATCAGGTGCTTTGCACAAAGGCACATCAAAGGGGTGGAGGTTGGAAAATGCACAGGTTTTCCTCCACAGGATGACATCACATGATACATACAGATTGTTGTTGTTagtgtatttgtgtgccagCTCTCTCACCCGGTCTCCAGGTTTGAGGATTTGCTCATTCTTGGCGCCTAGCTTGTTCAGGAGTGTGTACGCCAGCTTCACGCTGCGACTCCACAGCTTCCCTGACAGACAGAAGGTGGAGGTGGGAGGAGGGTGTAGGAGAGTGGGTTATATGTCTGATTACTGCCAGAAAAGCCTCATGTAACACAGTGCAAGCACAAGTCTACTATCCAGATGAACTCTTGAACTTAAAACTTAACTCTAAACATGACAAACCAACTTTCAGTTACAACTCCCAGCAGGCGTATTTGACTGCTTCCGATTCCACAGTTAATGCATGAATATCAACAGTCTAGTATCTCACCATACGTCAGGGTGTAGAGCGGTTTGCCTGTGATGTCAAGAGCAGTGAGGGCGGGGCTCTTCCCCTGAGTGGCCCCCCAACGTGCCAGCGCTGCCTGCAGAGCTGGTGGCCAGTTACTGACAACTCCTAAAGGCTCTCCTTTGACAGGGATGATCTGACGGCCCTCGGGCTTTGGTGTGTTGGGGTCCGGCGTGGGCActgtgagagacagacacacaacagaaCACTGTCAGGTGTATAACCGAATTCACTGGTGTCAACTGTGGGTTGCCTTTCCCTTTCCTGTGTCTTCGTCTCTGCTCTTTTGATTGCCTGAATATCTTAAATGAGTTACTGAGGAACACGGGCCTTTCCGCatgagaaaagagagacatCTTTGTCTGTAAACCGCTGCAACTTTACAAAATATGTGGCACAAATACCACTTCTTATCAGGTTGTATATTAAACATCTATATATTCACTAACATCCATAAAACTATTACACTGTGTAATCACTTTATAAATGATGAATCTTATATAAAGCTTTATTCTCATTACAGTGGCTGTACAAGACAACAATACAATGACATAGCCATGGCACTCCTTGAGTTAAACCTAAAATGATTATCAGAAATTTAACAATAATTTtagataataaaaaacaacaaccgcAGTGTACATGGCCCCTGAAGTCCAAGAAAGTAAAATATACATCTTGTGAGCCAAAGacatattttttactttttgggacttctgGGGCTCCGTAGCAGTGtgacataaaaaacacatattatccttttttgttgttgtttgatttaaTAAT contains:
- the dip2bb gene encoding disco-interacting protein 2 homolog B-A isoform X1, producing the protein MADRGVDLSALPKEVRDQLAELELELSEGDITQKGYEKKRTKLLAPYINHTPVEPPRQNDVLPPAPSSSSSHAPPPSSSSRYRERRSRRTHRGGGTRDDRYRSDIHTEAVQAALAKHKEEKMALPMPTKRRSTYVQSPIETRTPPDSSSGSEDESAVRRQSSVVAPPPVVHPNLQSPDAWINRTVQGSSTSSSASSTLSHEREAKPQHKSQAQPQPQYKPQYQPMFQPHHQPQPQPQPQPQPQPQPQYKPHEQPRTAALTDMMANSRIAPSENHAPPPDVTTIAPASRGPRVDLPSNVAVRGMSRGQSRSSMMETADGVPVNSRVSTKIQQLLNTLKRPKRPPLSEFFTDDSEEIVEVPTPDPNTPKPEGRQIIPVKGEPLGVVSNWPPALQAALARWGATQGKSPALTALDITGKPLYTLTYGKLWSRSVKLAYTLLNKLGAKNEQILKPGDRVALVYPNSDPGMFWVAFYGCLLAEVIPVPIEVPLSRKDAGISQVGFLLGSCGVGLALTSEICLKGLPKTPTGEILQFKGWPRMKWVVTDSKYLTKPSKDWQPHIPTANTDPAYIEYKASKDGTVVGVAVSKVAMLTHCQALTQACNYCEGETLVNVLDFKKDMGLWHGVLTAVMNRIHTISVPYAVMKACPLSWVQRVHINKARVGLVKCRDLHWAMMAHRDQRDTSLASLRMLIVADGANPWSVSSCDAFLNVFQSHGLKPEVICPCATSPEAMTVAIRRPGVPGAPLPARAILSMGGLSHGVIRVNTEDKNSALTVQDVGHVMPGALMCIVKPDGPPQLCKTDEIGEIIVNSRAGGNMYYGLPGVTKNTFEVIPVNANGVPIGEIPFVRSGLLGFVGPGSLIFVVGKIEGLLMVSGRRHNADDLVATALAVEPVKTVYRGRIAVFSVTVFYDERVVIVAEQRPDASEEDSFQWMSRVLQAIDSIHQVGLYCLALVPANTLPKTPLGGIHISDTKQFFLDGTLHPCNILMCPHTCVTNLPKPRQKQPVGVGPASVMVGNLVAGKRIAQAAGRDLGMIEDQDLVRKLCMWPTVMHQYLSEALHWRAQTDPDHVLFVLLNAKGVTVGTATCVQLHKRAEKIAAALTEKGSINTGENVVLLYPPGIDLIAAFYGCLYAGCVPVNVRPPHPQNLAATLPTVRMIIDVSKAACILTTQNLMRTLRSKEAAASVNIKTWPTIIDTDDLPRRRPPQIYKPPTAEMIAYLDFSVSTTGMLTGVKISHAAVSAICRSVKLQCELYSSRQIAICLDPYCGLGFVLWCLASVYSGHQSILIPPFELESCLPLWLSTLSQYRIRDTFCSYSVMELCTKGLGTQTELLKARGVNLSCVRSCVVIAEERPRLALTHSFSKLFKDVGLSTRAVSTAFGSRVNLAICLQGTTGPDPCTVYVDMKSLRHDRVRLVERGAPQSLPLMESGKILPGVRVIIVNPETRGPLGDSHLGEIWVNSPHSASGYYTIYGEESLQANHFNTKLSFGDPQTLWARTGYLGFVKRTELLDASGDRHDALFVVGSLDETLELRGLRYHPIDIETSVSRAHRSIAESAVFTWTNLLVVVSELCGSEQDALDLVPLITNVVLEEHHLIVGVVVIVDPGVIPINSRGEKQRMHLRDSFLADQLDPIYVAYNM
- the dip2bb gene encoding disco-interacting protein 2 homolog B-A isoform X2, whose product is MADRGVDLSALPKEVRDQLAELELELSEGDITQKGYEKKRTKLLAPYINHTPVEPPRQNDVLPPAPSSSSSHAPPPSSSSRYRERRSRRTHRGGGTRDDRYRSDIHTEAVQAALAKHKEEKMALPMPTKRRSTYVQSPIETRTPPDSSSGSEDESAVRRQSSVVAPPPVVHPNLQSPDAWINRTVQGSSTSSSASSTLSHEREAKPQHKSQAQPQPQYKPQYQPMFQPHHQPQPQPQPQPQPQPQPQYKPHEQPRTAALTDMMANSRIAPSENHAPPPDVTTIAPASRGPRVDLPSNVAVRGMSRGQSRSSMMETADGVPVNSRVSTKIQQLLNTLKRPKRPPLSEFFTDDSEEIVEVPTPDPNTPKPEGRQIIPVKGEPLGVVSNWPPALQAALARWGATQGKSPALTALDITGKPLYTLTYGKLWSRSVKLAYTLLNKLGAKNEQILKPGDRVALVYPNSDPGMFWVAFYGCLLAEVIPVPIEVPLSRKDAGISQVGFLLGSCGVGLALTSEICLKGLPKTPTGEILQFKGWPRMKWVVTDSKYLTKPSKDWQPHIPTANTDPAYIEYKASKDGTVVGVAVSKVAMLTHCQALTQACNYCEGETLVNVLDFKKDMGLWHGVLTAVMNRIHTISVPYAVMKACPLSWVQRVHINKARVGLVKCRDLHWAMMAHRDQRDTSLASLRMLIVADGANPWSVSSCDAFLNVFQSHGLKPEVICPCATSPEAMTVAIRRPGVPGAPLPARAILSMGGLSHGVIRVNTEDKNSALTVQDVGHVMPGALMCIVKPDGPPQLCKTDEIGEIIVNSRAGGNMYYGLPGVTKNTFEVIPVNANGVPIGEIPFVRSGLLGFVGPGSLIFVVGKIEGLLMVSGRRHNADDLVATALAVEPVKTVYRGRIAVFSVTVFYDERVVIVAEQRPDASEEDSFQWMSRVLQAIDSIHQVGLYCLALVPANTLPKTPLGGIHISDTKQFFLDGTLHPCNILMCPHTCVTNLPKPRQKQPVGVGPASVMVGNLVAGKRIAQAAGRDLGMIEDQDLVRKHQYLSEALHWRAQTDPDHVLFVLLNAKGVTVGTATCVQLHKRAEKIAAALTEKGSINTGENVVLLYPPGIDLIAAFYGCLYAGCVPVNVRPPHPQNLAATLPTVRMIIDVSKAACILTTQNLMRTLRSKEAAASVNIKTWPTIIDTDDLPRRRPPQIYKPPTAEMIAYLDFSVSTTGMLTGVKISHAAVSAICRSVKLQCELYSSRQIAICLDPYCGLGFVLWCLASVYSGHQSILIPPFELESCLPLWLSTLSQYRIRDTFCSYSVMELCTKGLGTQTELLKARGVNLSCVRSCVVIAEERPRLALTHSFSKLFKDVGLSTRAVSTAFGSRVNLAICLQGTTGPDPCTVYVDMKSLRHDRVRLVERGAPQSLPLMESGKILPGVRVIIVNPETRGPLGDSHLGEIWVNSPHSASGYYTIYGEESLQANHFNTKLSFGDPQTLWARTGYLGFVKRTELLDASGDRHDALFVVGSLDETLELRGLRYHPIDIETSVSRAHRSIAESAVFTWTNLLVVVSELCGSEQDALDLVPLITNVVLEEHHLIVGVVVIVDPGVIPINSRGEKQRMHLRDSFLADQLDPIYVAYNM